The sequence AAATAAGGAGAAACATAAGAGGTTTCTCCTTTTTTATTATATTTTTTCATAAATCTATGATATAATGTAACTAATGCAAAATATAATAATATAAAGGAGTACTTGTAATGAAGACTATGAAAAAATTACTTTCTACGATTTTACTTATTAGTATTTTTACTTTATCTGGATGTTTCAAAGAAAAAGAGAATGAAGTACAAAACTATACAGTAATCTCAACACAAGATTTAGAAAAAAATATCCCTAACTCTAATTGGGTAGTTGTAGATACTAGGGAAAATGATGCTTACAACGGTTGGAGTTTAGATGGTATTGAAAAAGGTGGTCATATTCCTCTAGCTCTTGATTTCTCTTCTTCTTGGTTAAATACTAAAACCGAGAGATTGGATTCAATACTTACGACAAAGGGAATTACACAGAATAAAAATATAGTTCTTTATGACTATAATAACAAAGATGCTAAAAAAGTTGCTGATTACTTGAATAAAAAAGGATATAAAAATATCTATCTATATAATATCTCAGATTGGATAAACTCTGGAAAAACTTTGGAAAGTTATAAAAACTATCAAATGTTAGTTCCTCCTTACTGGGTAAAAAATCTAATAGATGGAAAAAATGGTATCAATAACTATAAAATATTTGAGGTATCTTGGGGAGATGAAAAAGCTTCTCCAGATTACTTAAAAGGACATATTCCAGGAGCTATTCATGTAAACACTGACCACATTGAAGAGGGTCCTCTTTGGAATAGAAAATCTGATGAAGAGCTAATTGAATTAGCTAAAAATAATGGAATAACTATTGATACAACTATTGTAGTTTATGGTGCTGATTCTATGCCTGCTTCTAGATTTGCAGTTATTTTAAAATATTTAGGAGTAAAAGATGTTAGACTTCTAAATGGTGGTACTCAAAAATGGATAAATGCTGGCTATCCTGTAGAAACTACAGTGAACAAAGCTACTCCTGTGGATAATTTTGGTACTGATAAACCTCTTAACAGAGATTATATCATTGATTTAGAGGGAGCAAGAGAGATTTTAGCTGATAAAACTGGAAGTAGACTTGTAGATAATAGAGCATGGGATGAATTTATAGGAAAAACTTCTGGATATGATTATATCGAGCCTAAAGGTCGTCCTGCTGGAGCTGTATGGGGACATGCTGGAACAAATAGTTCCAACTTAGATGATTATAGAAATCCTGATAATACTATGAGAAATGCCTATGAAGTATTACAAATGTGGAAAGAATGGGATATCACTCCTGATAAAAGATTATCTTTCTACTGTGGTACAGGTTGGAGAGCTTCTGAAGTTTTATTTTATGCTGATGTAATGGGAATAGAAAATATCTCTTTATATGATGGTGGTTGGAACGAGTGGAGTGGAAATACTAGTAATGAGCCTAATCCTATAGAGACAGGTATTCCTGCTGGTAAATAATATGAAAAAAATAATATATTCTACTTTTTCACTCTTACAATTTATAATTTTTTTGATTGGTACGATTCTGACATATCTTTCAGATAAAAAAATGGGGGTAATGAGGTCTTTAACTTATAGAAACTCAATCTGGAATAAAATGGACTTAGATAGATATCTACTTATCTTGATAACAGTTCTTCTTGTTATCAAGATAGTAGCTTATCTACCCACTAAGAAAAGGATTTTTCTCATACTTATTGTACTTGATATCATAACCATAGGTTTTATTATTTTTTTCAATACAACAATTATTTTTTCATATTTTATAATTATATTAGCCCTTGCTATTATTTTAAGCTTAGGTTTAATAAAAACTTTTATCAAATAAATTAATAACTATTCAGATATTTGTGATTTAAAAAGAAAACTAAGAATTGTTCCATATTTCAAGAAGTTGATTAACTATGGCTTATCTCACTAAAAACACAAAACTCACTTCGTTCAAACAGTTGTGTTTTTTAGCGTTCGATTTCGCTGAGTTAATCTAACTTCTCTCCATAAATTACACAATTCTTTGAGTTTTCTTTAAACTATCTTCTCTATCTAAATAGTTATTTTTATTTTACTATTCTTTTAGCTTCTAAAAATCTCTGAAAAATTGTAATAACTATCATAATAGTAAAGATATATATTACAATCTCAGCCTTCTCTTTTAATAGAATAATTAAGCTAAACATCACAAATCCCTCTGTTCTCTCAGCTAAACCAGCTTGATAATAGAAACTTTTCTCACTTTTTTTATCTGTTAAAGAACCTGTGGTTAAAAATATTGTCATAGCTATTATTATACTAATTGATAGTAACATAGCTGAATAGCTTAACTCTCTATATCTTGAAGCAACCCCTATTATTATTCCAGACTCTACTATTCTATCAAAGGTTATATCCATAATTGTTCCAAAACCTGAGCTTGAATTTGTTTCTCTTGCAATTGTTCCATCTACAGCATCTAAGTATCCCGATAGCCAAAGAACTAAAACTCCTATATAGTTATAACCGAGATAGGTAAAAACTCCACTACTAACTCCTATGAGCATAGCCAAAATAGTTACTCCATTAGCTGTGAATCCAAGTCTTAAAAAAAATTGTGCCCCTATTTTTATAACTGGCTGAACATATTTTCTACAATGAGTATCTAACATCTAATCCTCTATCCCTTTTATATTTTTTTCTTCAAAATCTATAAAAACCATATCTCCAATCTCTAATCTTACATTGGTAATACAATTAATTTTCTCATCTTTCACTTCAATCTCAACTATGTATCTTCCCATACTAAAACTCATATCTACTACTTTTCCTTGAGTTTTACCATTTTCTGCAATCTTTATATCCTGTCCACTTATACCTAAATATTTAGTAGTAACTTCACTCTTATAATTAAATATTTTTTCAAACTTTTCCTTTAAAAATATATTCTCTATCCCTAAAACTTTTGCAACATACAGGGTTTTAGGACAATTAAACAGTTTTTCTCCTCTATCTAATGCAATTAATTTTCCATTTTCCATAATTCCAAGCCTATCTCCTAATGTGAAAGCCTCATCTCTATCATGGGTAATAAATAGAGTAGTAACCCTTAACTCCTTTTGTAAATTTTTTACTAATTTTTGCATAGCTTTCTTTAAATTATAATCAAGAGCTGAAAATGGTTCGTCCATCAGTAAAAGTTTCGGCTCTGTAACAAGAGCTCTTCCTATAGAAACCCTTTGTCTTTCTCCTCCACTTAATTCATTTGGATACTTATATTTTTTATCTTCAAGCTCCAATTTTTTTAAAATCTCTTCTACTCTTCTTCTAATTTCATCACTATTACACTTAGCTATTCTCAGTCCAAAAGCGATATTTTCAAATACATCAAGATGTGGGAGAAGAAGGTCTTCTTGAAATACCATAGATATCTTTCCACTCTTTCTAGCACTTTCAATATCCTCATTTTCTAAATTTACTTCTCCCTTATAATCCTGATCCAATCCAGCTACTATTTTTAAAAGTGTGGACTTTCCTGAGCCTGACTTTCCAAGTAAACAGATAAACTCTCCTTTTTCTATTTCAAATTCTATTCCTTCTAAAGCAAAACTTCTATAATTCTTCTCCTTAATTTTTACTTCTAACATTCCTATCTCTCCATAATAGATTTATTATACTTTTTGCCAAAACTACTGATATAAAAGTAACGAGTATATAAATAATACTATATACAGCTCCCATCTTACTTCCACCATCTACCATATATGGCATAAGCATTATAGGAAGAGTCATCACTTCACTCCCCCCTATAATAAATGTAGTCAAATATTGTACCAATGAAACCATTATTATCATAGCTACTCCAACTATAAATGACTTTTTTAGCATAGGAAGTGTTATCTTAAAAAATATCTGCTTTTCATTTACTCCCATAACTTTTCCCAATTTAAAATAATTATCACTAATTGTAGTATAACCACTCTTCATACTTAAAATATAGTATGGTAGCGTCATCACTGTGTGTACTATTGCTACCCCCAGAGTTGTTTCAATCAGTCCAAATTGAATAAATCTATATTGAACTCCTAATACACTAACAGTTGCTGGGAAAATAATTGGAAGAAATACTAAAATTTCTAATACTTTTCCTAGCTTTGATTTAGTTCTTGAAAGGGTATATGCCACTGGTGTCCCTATTAATATATTGAAAATTATAGTCAAAATAAGTATATAAAAGGTTATCCCTATACTTTCATAGATTCTTTGCATATGTAAAGCTTGACTCCAGCTCTTAATATCAGTTCTAAGAATTAGGGAAAGCATTGGTAATAAAAATATACCTGATAACATTGTAGTTACGATATTTTTGAACTTAAATATTTTTACCACTCCCTCTCTTTAAATTTCATTAGATACTTCATAGTTAAATATGAGATAAAGGAAATAGTTAAAGCTATCAAAGTTACTATTACATTTATTGCCATAACCTTACCTCGTAACTCTATGTCCCCTTCTCTATATAACTCATACATCTGAACTGACAAAGTTCTTGGATATGTTACTCCTAATATATAAGAAGTCTCAAAAGCTGAAAAAAGATATGCCAATACCAGAAAAAAACTTAAAGACAAAGTTGGTAATATCATAGGAAAGATTATCTTTTTAAAAAAATTATACTCAGTTAAATTATAAAGAGTCCCTAAATCTCTCCATTTTCTCTCTATATCTACCATCATAGGAATACACATCATTACCATAAATGGAACTACCTTCCAGATATATCCCAGTATAATTCCAACTCCATAATTATCATTTATTAAAATTGGAAATTCTTTAATACTCTCTATAACTCCAAGTTTAACAAGATAGCTTCCTATCACTCCTCCCCTTGACAATAAAAGTACAAGGGCATAAGCCCCTGTTAAATATGAAACTCCCACAGGAAACTCTAATATTTTTTTAAAAAATTTTCCAAGATATTTGCTATTACGATTTATGTGTATTAAATATAGAAAAACTACTGCTAAAAGTAGAGATATTACTCCTGTAAAAAAATTAATTTTAACAGTATATCTTAAATTTTCTAAAAACTCCCTCGAAAGAATTAACTCTCTATAATACTCTAATGTAAAACCATTCTTTCCTATTATTCTATTATAGCCAAAAGAGGTCATTACAACATAGTAGATACCATAGAGGAAAAAAAGATACATATATATTAAAAATGGTAATATTTTAATTATTTTTCTAATTTTTTCCAACTTTTTCCTGCCACTCTTTCTCTATTATTAAAAGTTTTGTTGGAGATAGCTCTAATACTCTTTTCTCTTGTAACTCTTTTAGTGAGGGTATATTTGGATTTTCTATTAATTTTATAAATCCTTCTCTCTCTTTTTCATCTAGCTTATCTATATCCAATACTGTAAAATCTCCCCAATTTTTTGCTAATTGTTTTTCATACTGAAGTTGAGGAGAAACCATAGCATCTATTATCTTTAAAGCCTCCTCTTTATTTTGAGAAGTTTTTGCTATAGCTAAATAATGGTTATTAAACAAAGTCCCTTTTTTCAATAAAAAACTTCTTGATGTCTTTACAAAATCTCCTGTTTCTATTTTAGAGTTAACCTTATTTATAGTATATCCCATAGTGATATCTATCTCCCCTGTAGAATAGAGTAAATCTAGTTTTCCCTCTGACTCTGGATAAGTTTCTCCTTTTCTCCACAAATAAGGTTTTATCTCATTTAGATAGTCCCATACAACTTGTAAATTTTCTTTAAACTCCTCATCACTCATCTTCATAATATTGTCATATCCTAATATATCAATTACAATATTTCTCACAAAGGCACTTCCTGTAAAATCAGAAACAACAGGGTAGGTAAATCTATCAGGATTTCTTTTTACATACTCTTTTAGACTCTGCCAGCTATCAAATGGAATATTCCCTTTTTCTCCATCATAAATAAAATTAAATTGAGCTTCTCCCCAAGGAACCTCATCTCCATCTATATCCACACCAAAATCTTTTAGTGTAGCACTCTCTTTTATAAGTTTTTTATTTTCTATCTTAGCTAATATTCCCTTTTCTAATAAGTTAGCTTCCTTTAACTCATTAAAATTCTCTCCATTTATCCAAAGAATATCCACACTTCCTCTATTTTTTCCAGCTTGCTTTTCAATTATAAGCTTATTTACTACATCTTTTATATTTACAACAGGTACAGCTTTTAATTCTATTCCCTCTCTCTCCTTTATATAGTTTCCTGCTATATCCTGAACATAACTATTTATCTTAGCATCTCCCCCCCACATATATAGGGTAACCTCTTTTTTCTCCTTGCTATTACAACCAAGTATAGTCATTCCCAATACTCCAATGATAAATAATTTATAAGCTTTTTTCACGCTCTCCCTCCAAAATTACCTATTTATGCTAAAGTGAGAAAATCTCACTAAATCTTAATAAAATCTTCTCACTTTTCCTTACTTATATTTTATTTTAAATTTTTAAATATTATTTTGTTCTTCTATCTAATTTTTTTTTTATTATCTTTGCAATTACACTCAAACAAAACAGTATTATTGAAGCTAGCAATGAAACTTTTACAGCTTTTTGTATATCTCCAGAGGCAACAGCCCCACCTAATAATATAAAAGCTACTGTTCCAGGTAAAATAAATATAATTGATAAAATACTATACAAACTAAACTTAATAGAAGTCAAACCATAGAGATAATTTTGAAGTCCAAAGGGAAAAATTGGCAGAAACCTTGTTACAGCTAATATAAACCAACCATCATTTTTTACTCCACTTTCCACTTTTTTAAATATCTCTCTTTGACCAAATTTTTTCTCTATAAAATCTCTAGCTATATATCTAGCAATTAAAAAAGCCAATGATAATCCTATCCCTGCTCCTATAATTGTATAGAGTATTCCAAAGAATACTCCAAAAACTACACCACCAACTATTGCTAATGGAACAGGAGAAACACAACCCAATGTAAGTATAATATATATTACTATATATGTTACAGGAGCTAGTACTCCCATATTTTTTATTATCATCTCAAGTTCATCTCTATTTTTCAAATAATGAAATACTCCAAATTTATTAGCTAGAAGAAACACTCCCATCAATATAAAAACTAGACAAACTATTTTCCATGATTTAGAATTTTTCACTCTATTCTCCTATTTTTTTCACTACCTATTTAATAATTTCTTAGTCTGATACCTTCTATACCATTGTTCAATTGGTGAAATCAAACGAACTTTTTTCATTCTTTTTAAATATGTCTCTCCAAAAACTAAATCTAGTATATGTAAAGAGTCTAATCCTCCTCTTTCCATTGCTTCTCTACAACCACCACAATAACTAATCATATAGCCAGTTGTATTCTCTATACTTCTTTTTTTTATAATTTCTTTTGTCAAAGTTGGCATTGATGGAGCTACCATTCCTCCTAAGCCACAACATCTAGTATTTCCCTTTGAGTGTTTTAATTCCTCTATTTTATAACCTAACTCTTTTATTATTTTTCTTACTCCCTCATGTATTTCCTCTACATCTCTTGTAGAACAAGAGTCTTGAATATTAAAAACAACATCTGAGTTTTTCCCTATTCCGACACTCTCTTTTGGAACTCCAATCTCTCCTAAAAGTGCCCACAGAGATATTACCTCCTGTTCTGCATACTTTGAGAAAACTTTATAGCACGATTGACATGCTACTACTATCTTTTCTACCTCTAACTCTTTAAATTTATCCAATGAACTCTTTAATCTCTTTTGAAATTTTTCCTTTTCTCCCATATCTCTAAGAGGCTTCCCACAGCAGGTCAAAAGAACACCCACTTCTCCATTAAATCTTTCACTTAAATATTTAAAAATTTTTTCAACATATTGAGGGCTATATGAAGAAAGTGAACATCCTGGATAAAATAGATATTTTACTTTCTTTTCAGGTTTTACTGTTGTATTAAAAAATTTCGTATACCCTAAATATTGATGTACTCTAACAGCTCTATGCCCTTTCATAGGAGAGATTCCACCATTAGCTTTCACATGCTCTTTTCTTATATCCATAAATACATCTTTTAAATCTAAATCTTTTGGACAAACCATAGTACATTGGTTACACATATTACAAGAGTATGCTATCTCCTTTGGTATCTCCATATAACCTTCTTTTATATACTCCTGAAACAGTTCTTTTGGAGAAGAGGTATAATCATTTAGCATCACACACTCTTTCATACATAGCTTACAATCTAAACAACTTTCAGCTATATTTTGAATTTTGTCTATAATCTCTTTTTTCAAAACTCTCTCCTTAAAATCAAAGTTTTCCTTCATAAGTTTAGCATTTTATACTCATATTGTCAATAAATGAGAAATAGAAATAATCTCTTTGATAAATTGATATCAGCAACTACTCTTTATCTTCAGCCAAAGTATAAATCTCTCTCCTATCCCTATCA comes from Fusobacterium necrogenes and encodes:
- a CDS encoding TVP38/TMEM64 family protein, producing the protein MKNSKSWKIVCLVFILMGVFLLANKFGVFHYLKNRDELEMIIKNMGVLAPVTYIVIYIILTLGCVSPVPLAIVGGVVFGVFFGILYTIIGAGIGLSLAFLIARYIARDFIEKKFGQREIFKKVESGVKNDGWFILAVTRFLPIFPFGLQNYLYGLTSIKFSLYSILSIIFILPGTVAFILLGGAVASGDIQKAVKVSLLASIILFCLSVIAKIIKKKLDRRTK
- a CDS encoding ABC transporter permease → MEKIRKIIKILPFLIYMYLFFLYGIYYVVMTSFGYNRIIGKNGFTLEYYRELILSREFLENLRYTVKINFFTGVISLLLAVVFLYLIHINRNSKYLGKFFKKILEFPVGVSYLTGAYALVLLLSRGGVIGSYLVKLGVIESIKEFPILINDNYGVGIILGYIWKVVPFMVMMCIPMMVDIERKWRDLGTLYNLTEYNFFKKIIFPMILPTLSLSFFLVLAYLFSAFETSYILGVTYPRTLSVQMYELYREGDIELRGKVMAINVIVTLIALTISFISYLTMKYLMKFKEREW
- a CDS encoding sulfurtransferase, which translates into the protein MKTMKKLLSTILLISIFTLSGCFKEKENEVQNYTVISTQDLEKNIPNSNWVVVDTRENDAYNGWSLDGIEKGGHIPLALDFSSSWLNTKTERLDSILTTKGITQNKNIVLYDYNNKDAKKVADYLNKKGYKNIYLYNISDWINSGKTLESYKNYQMLVPPYWVKNLIDGKNGINNYKIFEVSWGDEKASPDYLKGHIPGAIHVNTDHIEEGPLWNRKSDEELIELAKNNGITIDTTIVVYGADSMPASRFAVILKYLGVKDVRLLNGGTQKWINAGYPVETTVNKATPVDNFGTDKPLNRDYIIDLEGAREILADKTGSRLVDNRAWDEFIGKTSGYDYIEPKGRPAGAVWGHAGTNSSNLDDYRNPDNTMRNAYEVLQMWKEWDITPDKRLSFYCGTGWRASEVLFYADVMGIENISLYDGGWNEWSGNTSNEPNPIETGIPAGK
- a CDS encoding ABC transporter substrate-binding protein — its product is MKKAYKLFIIGVLGMTILGCNSKEKKEVTLYMWGGDAKINSYVQDIAGNYIKEREGIELKAVPVVNIKDVVNKLIIEKQAGKNRGSVDILWINGENFNELKEANLLEKGILAKIENKKLIKESATLKDFGVDIDGDEVPWGEAQFNFIYDGEKGNIPFDSWQSLKEYVKRNPDRFTYPVVSDFTGSAFVRNIVIDILGYDNIMKMSDEEFKENLQVVWDYLNEIKPYLWRKGETYPESEGKLDLLYSTGEIDITMGYTINKVNSKIETGDFVKTSRSFLLKKGTLFNNHYLAIAKTSQNKEEALKIIDAMVSPQLQYEKQLAKNWGDFTVLDIDKLDEKEREGFIKLIENPNIPSLKELQEKRVLELSPTKLLIIEKEWQEKVGKN
- a CDS encoding ABC transporter ATP-binding protein — protein: MLEVKIKEKNYRSFALEGIEFEIEKGEFICLLGKSGSGKSTLLKIVAGLDQDYKGEVNLENEDIESARKSGKISMVFQEDLLLPHLDVFENIAFGLRIAKCNSDEIRRRVEEILKKLELEDKKYKYPNELSGGERQRVSIGRALVTEPKLLLMDEPFSALDYNLKKAMQKLVKNLQKELRVTTLFITHDRDEAFTLGDRLGIMENGKLIALDRGEKLFNCPKTLYVAKVLGIENIFLKEKFEKIFNYKSEVTTKYLGISGQDIKIAENGKTQGKVVDMSFSMGRYIVEIEVKDEKINCITNVRLEIGDMVFIDFEEKNIKGIED
- a CDS encoding CDP-alcohol phosphatidyltransferase family protein; this translates as MLDTHCRKYVQPVIKIGAQFFLRLGFTANGVTILAMLIGVSSGVFTYLGYNYIGVLVLWLSGYLDAVDGTIARETNSSSGFGTIMDITFDRIVESGIIIGVASRYRELSYSAMLLSISIIIAMTIFLTTGSLTDKKSEKSFYYQAGLAERTEGFVMFSLIILLKEKAEIVIYIFTIMIVITIFQRFLEAKRIVK
- a CDS encoding ABC transporter permease → MVKIFKFKNIVTTMLSGIFLLPMLSLILRTDIKSWSQALHMQRIYESIGITFYILILTIIFNILIGTPVAYTLSRTKSKLGKVLEILVFLPIIFPATVSVLGVQYRFIQFGLIETTLGVAIVHTVMTLPYYILSMKSGYTTISDNYFKLGKVMGVNEKQIFFKITLPMLKKSFIVGVAMIIMVSLVQYLTTFIIGGSEVMTLPIMLMPYMVDGGSKMGAVYSIIYILVTFISVVLAKSIINLLWRDRNVRSKN
- a CDS encoding (Fe-S)-binding protein encodes the protein MKKEIIDKIQNIAESCLDCKLCMKECVMLNDYTSSPKELFQEYIKEGYMEIPKEIAYSCNMCNQCTMVCPKDLDLKDVFMDIRKEHVKANGGISPMKGHRAVRVHQYLGYTKFFNTTVKPEKKVKYLFYPGCSLSSYSPQYVEKIFKYLSERFNGEVGVLLTCCGKPLRDMGEKEKFQKRLKSSLDKFKELEVEKIVVACQSCYKVFSKYAEQEVISLWALLGEIGVPKESVGIGKNSDVVFNIQDSCSTRDVEEIHEGVRKIIKELGYKIEELKHSKGNTRCCGLGGMVAPSMPTLTKEIIKKRSIENTTGYMISYCGGCREAMERGGLDSLHILDLVFGETYLKRMKKVRLISPIEQWYRRYQTKKLLNR